AATACCGATTGGCTTGGCGCCAATCAGGCCCTGGAAACGATCGTCGATATTGCGGGTTCGAGGGTGCTGGTGGTCGGGGCCGGCGGGTCTGCCAGGGCCATCGGTTTCGGCCTCATCGAAAAAGGGGCCACCGTGATTATCGCCAACAGGACGCTGGCCAAGGGTAAGGCGCTTGCAAAAGACCTGAAATGCGAGTGTTACCCCTTGAGCGACCTGAGGCATTTGGAAGTGGATGCCCTGGTGAACACCACGTCCGTCGGCATGACACCGAAGATCGACGCGACACCGGTGCCCCGAGAGGTGCTGGCGCATATACCGGCCGTCATGGACATCGTGTACGCACCTGCGGAAACCCGGCTTCTGCGCGAGGCCAAACAGGCCGGATGCAAAACGGTGAAGGGGGCCTACATGCTTCTCTAACAGGGCGTGGCCCAGTTCGAATTGTGGACCAAACGCAAGGCACCGGTCGATGTCATGCGAAAAATTCTGTTCGCCCGACTGAATGCCGTATAGCAAGGGATACCGACCATTTCGCAAAATGAAATGCAAAACAATCGTCAGCGTGTTCGGTTTTACACTGGTGCTTCTTTACGGACGGCAACCCTTGAAACAGAGATGAGCTCATAGCTGACAGGTCATAGCTCATGGCACGCTATCGGCTATGAGCTATGACCAATGCGCTCTTTTAGCCTTGTCCCCTGGTATCCTCGGCCCCTCGGGTCCTTGTTAGGTAACCGCTCAAAGACGGTTTCAGGTGGGGATGGATGCAAAAGTACGCGTCCCCCGGAAGGGCCAAATCCTAACCTCAACCTTGCAAAAGCAAGGGTTATGCTAGATTCTTGCTGGCCTTGAATGTTATGGCATCTCTGCCTTTAATCTTGATCTGCTCACCTGTCTGAGGATTTCTTCCCTTACGCGTTTTCCGATAGACTTTCTTGAAGGTTCCAAAACCGAAAACGGTTACCTTGCTGCCACGCTTTTTCAGGCCGCTCTTGATTCCATCGATGAATGCATCGTAGGCCTTGGTTGCCGCCGCTTTTGATATATCGGCATCCTTTGCAATTTTTTCAATCATTTCAGCTTTTGTCATCCTCCCCTCCTTTTTAGTTAAAAGTGATTCATGAAGTTTCCCCTGCCGGTACACACCATAACCAGAACACTTATCTGCAAGATCGGGATATGTCAAGAATTGAAGATTCTTGCAGCATGTTTTATTATCTGGCTCAA
The sequence above is a segment of the Deltaproteobacteria bacterium genome. Coding sequences within it:
- a CDS encoding HU family DNA-binding protein, producing MTKAEMIEKIAKDADISKAAATKAYDAFIDGIKSGLKKRGSKVTVFGFGTFKKVYRKTRKGRNPQTGEQIKIKGRDAITFKASKNLA